The genomic stretch TTGGGAGATCGCTAAAAAATATGGAGTTTCCTGGAAGGCCCTGAAGCACGCCAATAATCTCTGTTCAAATCGCCTTCGAGCCGGGCAGAAATTAACTATCCCCAACTCCAACCCTTCTATTTCGAGCTACCATATAGTTGAACGCGGCCAAAGCCTCTGGGAGATTGCCAATAAATATGGGGTCTCTGTGAAAACCTTGAAGCAGGCCAACTACCTTCGTTCCAATCGCCTTCGAGTGGGGCAGAAATTAACTATCCCCGACTCAAGCGCTTCTATCCCCGGCTACCACAATGGCGAAAGCCTCTAACACCCTTCAGCCTTCAGTCTAAACAACTTGAGGAGTTACTATCCAGTCTATACTTTTGCACTTTTTGTCATTCCTGCGCAAGCAGGAATCCAGAAGTCTTGATATTACTGGATTCCCGCTTTCGCGGGAATGGCGAGAGGTTATTGTAATGTATTTGTATTTCAAGTAGTTACAAAAAAGTGCAAAAGTATAGTGAAACATGACAAGGCCTGTTCTGAGTTTGTCGAAAGACCAGTATGAATTAGAAATGTGATTGAATTTTGTAATAATCTCCTGATGACCATCCATTGTTAACCAAAAAATCCTTCCGTGTATTCCTCAATAAAAGAGAATAATGCCTGGCAGCGGCCAAGTTCAACCCCGAATTCAAATCGATGCTCCGCTCCGATCGATTTGAATTCCTTGGTCGTTAGGCCGCCTTTGCCCGGATTAGTTTTCATTCAAATAAATCAGAATGTGTCCCTGTGCGCTCAAAGATGATCTTGTTGCCGGCCAATTTGTAAATCAGTAGCCAGTCTGGCTCCAGGTGACACTCTCGTCGGCCTTTGTAGTTTCCAATCAAGGTGTGGTCTTGATATCGTTCAGCTAATTGTTCTTCCGCTATCAGGCTCGATAGGACGGACTTGAGTTTTTGCAGGTCTTTGCCGCGTTTTTGCATTCGTTTGACATCGCGCTCAAATTGTCGGGCATAGCTCGGTGTGCGCATCACAGTCCCAACTTGTTAAACATGTCTCGCGCATCTTTAGTCCGAACAATCTTGCGCCCCGCGTCGGTGTCTTGAAACGTCTTCACTGTCGTCTCATTGGGTATACGGACTTCAAACGGTAAGCCTTTGTTCAACTTGACTTGCTTGTAAAACAGCGTGATGGCTTCGGTGATGGAAAGTCCCAGTTCTTGGAAGATGTCTTCTACTTCTGCCTTGAGGTGGGGTTCTATTCGCGCTCGTATCATCGCTTCTTTTGCCATATCAACCTCCTGGCGGATAATTGTATCACATCTGGGGCACAGGTTCAAACTGCCTCTTGGCGTGCGGGGGGCGGGCCTAACGGCTTGCGCTTCAGCCGCACCCACCCGCCATTGCGGGCAAGACCCACCTGAAAAACTGACACCGTTGCGGGCAGGGCACGATAGTTTAAAGCGCAAGGATGGGCATCGGCTGCAAGCGCGTGTTAGGCCACGTTCTGAGACTACGCCAATGATTGGAGCACTTCCAAGCGGGCGAGATCGATGACCGCACCAATTTTGGTCAGGAAATCCATGCCCACAATGCCATCAATCTCAAAACCGTAATCCATGGCACCGACTTCTATTTCGAAATTACTGACCCGAAGCTCGCCCAAGGCAAGCTGATCAACCATTTTTGTGAAGACAAACTCAGCGCCGCCGATGCCGCGGATACGATGCACCAGATCATCTGGCTCATATTGAAGGCCGATATCCAATAGCCGGTCGGTTGAAAAGATGCTCCCTGCCGAACCAGTATCCAACAAGACACTCTGGAGCTGTACTTGCCGGCCATGATACCCAATGCTGGCGGTGATGTACGGTAAACCGTCTCGGAGTTGAATCCTCATCGAATTCTCCGGATACCCAGCCAATGCCGCTCAACCACGTCGAGTACCTCCCGGCTTGTGTGAAAGACGTATAACTCTCGTTCGGGCGCTTCACGGTGAAGCTGAGAGTAATTCTGCAAGGCCGTTACTGAGTCGGGAAATGTCCCCAGAATGGCCAATTCATCCAGGATGCGCTTGTCGCCTTCCGAATGGGCTTTGAGGGATTCAAGCAGGAGCCATTGGTTTGGATAGTGCGTTCGGATAGCTTGCCACTGCATAGCGATTACTCCTTGACAATGATAGATTACCATCTCTCCCGGTCGGCTGCTTGAACATCAAAATTGGGTAGCTTTGAAGTTCAGCGGATCGGGTAGGTCAGGGGCCTTTCAGCCCCATTCCCCCCTAAGAACTGTACATGGAAGTTTCCCCCCATACAGCTCAAGCATCTCAAAGGCGGCCCTTGTGGGACAGCCCGACTGTGATCCTTCACAGCCTTTGCGATACGCATTTGCAGCCTTCTTATTTAAATCAATACCATCTATGATGGGGAGAGTATGACCTAACTTAAAGCCTACCAGCGACCATTCCTCCAGAGTCGACCGCAACTCGTCCTCACATTCGTGAAGGGTTAAGCCAAATGCAATTACTCCTTTGCATGAAGGAATGCGACCTGAAAAAGTTCCATCTTCCAACTTATCGTACTCGGCTTGAGCCATAGCACAATTTACATAATCACTTATTACAAAATGAATAGCCACAAACACCTCTCTATATCTATAGTTTTTATACAGTAATCAATTAGGTCTTACAAGCTCGGTCGCGCCCAACGATATAGGGTAAACGGCGGCGGGGTCTTTTCCCCGCCGTCCGTCTTCACCTGCTGGTTAGGATATTCAGGTATTTAAAAGTTCTTTGCCTTAGAAGGGATTGATAATTGTTAATCCTTTAATTTTTAAGCCGTGCTGCATATCCTCTGAATAAAGGGTATTAACCCCTGCTTCGATAGCAGCGGATACAATAAAACTATCCCAATAAGAGAATGAATAAACCGAACGGAGGTGTGATGCTTCATGGAAAATATCACGATCTATAGGTATAACTTGATAAAGTCTATAAAACTCATCGATTATTTCCATCACCTCTGTTTCTGAGAAGCCAGCCTTCTTGATAAGATTGCAACATACTTCCCCGATAACCTGAGAACTTATGCAACAATCGGTAAATGCAAGATTTCCTGGGCACGTGCTTTCTTGTTCTTGTCATCGTCAAGATATGCGTAAAGGATAACATTCGAATCGAGAAAATATTCAGCGATCATAAATTTCATCTCTTTTTAGAGGTTTGAACGAGGGAACTGTACGGGGAATTAACCTTGAAATATCTCGTTTTTTAGGCTTTTTATCAATCTTCTGATATCTTAATTTGATAAACTGATAAAAATCAATAAGTTCAGTTCTTGCCTCTTTGGGCAATGAAGATAAATCTAACATAGCAGGCATCATCAAATAATCTCCTTATCATTATTGCATAAATCTACCATAATTTAATTAAGTATAACACTTAGATAGGGGGGTGTGTTTAACCGGTAGCCTGGCAACTGGCCCTAAATCCGCCAGACACCAGGCTACCTCAGAACCTTAAACTTGAAACTCGAAACTAACTTATACCGGCACTAACCAGGAATCCTCACTCTCGATTCCATCCGGTTCCCACGTCCAGATGATCTTCTCATAGGTGAAAGAAACATCCTCCATATGCTGAAAGCTCTCCGTGGCCGGATCAAGACAATTAGGCGTCCAGGGCCTCATCGAGACAATGATGGCGTTCTCCAGCTTGATGGTAAAATAGTGTTCTTCCATGCCGGAAGGGTCTATCCGATACCACTTGAGGGTTACGTCGGAGAAACGCTCGCCGGTACACAGGGCCTGATAAAGCTTCGGTGAGGCCTTATCATACATCTTGGTAATAGTGAGGGGCTCGTGGACCCGTTTGCCGGTTGGCAAACCGCTTTGAGGATCGCGCGGAATACGGACCTCATGTTTGAAGGCCTCACAAAGAATGGTGGCCTCCCTTCCTTTTTGCTCACAAGACCCATCGATCTTGCCCTGATTCTTCCCGGTTGGTTCCATATGGAACGGCATTGGCATAGCAACATACCTCCTTTTTTAATTTCGGATTTCGGATTTCGGATTGCGGATTAAAGAAAATCCCGAACCCGGCCTCTGAATCCTGGCGGTCTGGCAGCCTGGGGGTCTGGTATTTGTCAGCCACCAGACCACCAGACACTAATACAAACGCAATAAATATTTTTATAGGTAGGGCAAGGCTTTAGCCTTGCATCAAGCAACCCTAAAGGGTTGCCCTACATTTTATATAATGCGTTTGTATTAATTTACGACTTATCAAGTTTACCCACCAGCGAGAGGGTAAAGAAGGCCCCCATATACTTAAAATGCGGACGGACCTTTAGATCTACCTTATACCAGCCCGGCTCGCCTTCCACATCTTCAACCGTAATCTGGGCCTGCCGTAGTGGACGCCGACTCCGCACACCAGGGGCCGGATTATCCATATCAGCCACATATTGCCTGATCCAGTTGTTCAATTCGCGCTCCAGATCCCCGCGTTCCTTCCAACTGCCGATTTGCTCCCGCTGAAGCACCTTAATGTAATGGGCCAGGCGAGAGATAACAAAGATATACGGTAGCTGGGTGCCCAGTTTGTAGTTGGTTTCCGCCTCTTTCCCCTCTTTGCTCTGACCAAAATACTTGGGTTTTTGAGTCGAATTAGCCGAAAAGAAGGCGGCATTGTCACTTCCTTTACGCATAGCCAGGCCAATAAAGCCCTCTTCAGACAACTCAAACTCCCGGCGTTCAGAGAGAAGGACCTCCGTCGGAATCTTGGTCTCTATTTCGCCCATGGATTCAAACTGATGCAAGGGTAAATCCTCCATTGCCCCACCACTCTGTGGCCCAATGATATTCGGACACCACCGATATTTAGCAAAACTATCGGTCAGGCGAGTGGCAAAGGAATAAGAGCAGTTACCCCACAGATACTTTTCGTGGGCATCAGTAACCGTCTCCTCGTAATTAAAGGCCTTAACCGGATTGCTTTCCGGATGATAAGGCAAGCGAAGTAGAAACCGGGGTAAGGTCAGGCCAACGTATCGGGCGTCTTCCGACTCACGAAATGATCGCCACTTGATATACTGGGGACCCTCAAAGATGGCCTTCAGGTCTTTCAGGTTGGGCAGCTTAAGGAAGTCATCTCCCCCAAAGAATTTTGGTGAAGCCGCCGCAATGAAGGGCGTATGGGCCATGGTCGCTACACTGGCCACATTCTGAAGCAGAGCAATGTCCTGAGGTCTATGCCCGAATTCATAGTTGGCTATCATTGCCCCCACTGGCTCACCACCAAATTGACCATATTCAGCCGTATATATGAGTTTGTAGAGGCCTGATTTGGGAATTTCAGGGGAGTCCTCAAAGTCCGCCAAGAGTTCATCCTTAGAGACATTCAAGAGTTGAATCTTGATATTCTCCCGGAAGTCAGTCCTGTCCACCACTAATTTAAGACCACGCCAGGCTGATTCTAGCTTTTGAACGTCTGGATGATGAAGAATCTCGTCCACCTCCCTACTGAGATTCTTATCAATTTCCGCAATCATCTGGTCAATAAAGCGGGCATCAACCTTTTCCTCTTTTCTGGCCGGCTTGAGAAGCTCAGTAATAAAGGCCTCTACCCCACGACGAGCAATATCATAACCTTCTTCTGTTGGCTTTAGCTTTGTTTCCTGTAATATCTCGTCAAGGAGTGATCTAGCCTCTTCTTCAGTAGTTTCAGCCATCACTTGGGGTTGTTCCTCGACTTCTGGCATTTTTTCACCTCCTTAGAAGATAATTATCAATTAACAATGAACCATTATCAATTAAAAATTGAACGTTGATAATTAATCTCCGGCCTTTTCTTCTCCTACACCCAATTCCTGGAGCAGACGTTCCCGGGCCGTCTCATCGCCAAGTATTTGCTGGATTTTTTTACGAAAGGCAGGGATGTTCCCCAGGGGACCCTTCAGGGCGGTGAGTTCATTCCGAAGCTCAAGCAACTTCTTAAGTTCCGGCACCTGGTTGACCATCGATTCCGGCTCAAAATCCTTAAGCGTATTAAATTTAAGGTTAACCGCCATTTGAGCCCCTGCCTCACCTGAAAGCTGGTCAGCCACACTTATGGTTGTCCCTAGCTCTTGCTTGCGCATCACCTCGTTGAAGTTGTCCTTGTCAATGTTGATTACCTTGCGATTTTCCAAGGGAGTGTCATCAGGACGGAGGGTGTAATCCCCCATCATAACCAACTTGAGCGGCAGCTCAATTTCTTCTTGCGCCCCACCGGTAGCGGGTTTATAGACGATATTCACCCGTTCTCTTGGGGCTACTGATCCTTCTTTAGCCATTTAGCACCTCCTTTCTTCCTGATTTTAGCCCTTAAACTCCAGGGCCGAGACCGCATCTAATCTACATAAGCGAGCATACAACTGGTTCGCCCGTTCGGTAAGCTCTGGTGGGGGTGGACGCTTCTTCGACTCTTCGATCACTTTGTATTGACATTGCAACAAAGAGCGAAGGACCTCGAGAGATAAAGCCGGTTCCCATTCTTCCAAGGAAAAGCGGTTACTCTCTTCGTCCAGGGACTCAAGCTGGGGGATGGCCAGCTGGGGATGTCCCGCTTCCAAACACAATTTGGCCAGGCTCAATCTCCATAAGAATTGGTCCCGTCGAACCGGTAGTTGGGCTAATCCCTTCTGTAACAGGGCCACCGCCTCTCGTAATTTGCCTTCAGAAATAAGGCGCTCAGCTTTCTTTACCGCTTCTTTTAATTGATCTGGCTCTGCCTTACCCTCAGAGGGACTTTCCCCTGCTTTAGCCGGCAATATCTCATTTTTGACCCATAATCTTGTCTGATCGCCGGCCAAGGGGAGGCCATTTTGAAACTGAAGCTCGATTAATCCGGGAAGCCGGGACAGAAAAGACCTTAATTCTTCACAGAC from bacterium encodes the following:
- a CDS encoding type II toxin-antitoxin system RelB/DinJ family antitoxin, which produces MAKEAMIRARIEPHLKAEVEDIFQELGLSITEAITLFYKQVKLNKGLPFEVRIPNETTVKTFQDTDAGRKIVRTKDARDMFNKLGL
- the tssB gene encoding type VI secretion system contractile sheath small subunit; the protein is MAKEGSVAPRERVNIVYKPATGGAQEEIELPLKLVMMGDYTLRPDDTPLENRKVINIDKDNFNEVMRKQELGTTISVADQLSGEAGAQMAVNLKFNTLKDFEPESMVNQVPELKKLLELRNELTALKGPLGNIPAFRKKIQQILGDETARERLLQELGVGEEKAGD
- the tssC gene encoding type VI secretion system contractile sheath large subunit; amino-acid sequence: MAETTEEEARSLLDEILQETKLKPTEEGYDIARRGVEAFITELLKPARKEEKVDARFIDQMIAEIDKNLSREVDEILHHPDVQKLESAWRGLKLVVDRTDFRENIKIQLLNVSKDELLADFEDSPEIPKSGLYKLIYTAEYGQFGGEPVGAMIANYEFGHRPQDIALLQNVASVATMAHTPFIAAASPKFFGGDDFLKLPNLKDLKAIFEGPQYIKWRSFRESEDARYVGLTLPRFLLRLPYHPESNPVKAFNYEETVTDAHEKYLWGNCSYSFATRLTDSFAKYRWCPNIIGPQSGGAMEDLPLHQFESMGEIETKIPTEVLLSERREFELSEEGFIGLAMRKGSDNAAFFSANSTQKPKYFGQSKEGKEAETNYKLGTQLPYIFVISRLAHYIKVLQREQIGSWKERGDLERELNNWIRQYVADMDNPAPGVRSRRPLRQAQITVEDVEGEPGWYKVDLKVRPHFKYMGAFFTLSLVGKLDKS
- a CDS encoding retropepsin-like aspartic protease is translated as MRIQLRDGLPYITASIGYHGRQVQLQSVLLDTGSAGSIFSTDRLLDIGLQYEPDDLVHRIRGIGGAEFVFTKMVDQLALGELRVSNFEIEVGAMDYGFEIDGIVGMDFLTKIGAVIDLARLEVLQSLA
- a CDS encoding type II toxin-antitoxin system YafQ family toxin translates to MRTPSYARQFERDVKRMQKRGKDLQKLKSVLSSLIAEEQLAERYQDHTLIGNYKGRRECHLEPDWLLIYKLAGNKIIFERTGTHSDLFE
- a CDS encoding Hcp family type VI secretion system effector, encoding MPMPFHMEPTGKNQGKIDGSCEQKGREATILCEAFKHEVRIPRDPQSGLPTGKRVHEPLTITKMYDKASPKLYQALCTGERFSDVTLKWYRIDPSGMEEHYFTIKLENAIIVSMRPWTPNCLDPATESFQHMEDVSFTYEKIIWTWEPDGIESEDSWLVPV
- a CDS encoding PIN domain-containing protein; the protein is MSSQVIGEVCCNLIKKAGFSETEVMEIIDEFYRLYQVIPIDRDIFHEASHLRSVYSFSYWDSFIVSAAIEAGVNTLYSEDMQHGLKIKGLTIINPF